One window of Thermodesulfobacteriota bacterium genomic DNA carries:
- a CDS encoding DUF547 domain-containing protein, with protein sequence MPMAPLPSLTLRSPSRGPCRAALLGCAAVLLLASSASGAPKADPWPRWEAHQAGSRLRVNHEPWDAFLREYLVADHPSGIHRVRYPEVGMAGKQALEQYLEDLQGVGVSELDRAEQKAYWINLYNALTVRVVLGHYPVTSIRKIDISPGWFSSGPWRAKLLTVEGEEVSLDDIEHRILRPLWQDNRVHYAVNCASLGCPNLQTEAFTAENTERLLEQAAREYVNHPRGARLEEGRLVVSSIYDWFQADFGGSAEGVLAHLRRHAQEPLREALEGYSGKLRYEYDWALNEP encoded by the coding sequence ATGCCGATGGCTCCTCTGCCCTCCCTGACCCTTCGCTCCCCCTCGAGGGGGCCGTGCCGGGCTGCGCTGCTCGGGTGCGCTGCGGTCCTGCTCCTGGCCTCTTCGGCTTCGGGGGCACCCAAGGCGGACCCCTGGCCCCGGTGGGAGGCCCACCAGGCGGGGAGCCGGCTCCGGGTGAACCACGAGCCCTGGGACGCCTTCCTGCGGGAGTACCTGGTGGCCGATCACCCCTCGGGCATTCACCGGGTGCGGTACCCCGAGGTCGGCATGGCCGGCAAGCAGGCGCTGGAGCAGTACCTGGAGGACCTCCAGGGGGTGGGGGTCTCGGAGCTCGACCGCGCCGAGCAGAAGGCCTACTGGATCAACCTCTACAATGCCCTCACCGTGCGGGTGGTGCTCGGCCACTACCCGGTGACGAGCATCCGAAAGATCGATATCTCGCCGGGCTGGTTCTCCTCGGGCCCCTGGCGGGCGAAGCTCCTGACCGTGGAGGGCGAGGAGGTCTCGCTGGACGACATCGAGCACCGGATTCTGCGCCCCCTCTGGCAGGACAACCGGGTGCACTATGCCGTGAACTGCGCGAGCCTGGGGTGCCCCAACCTCCAAACCGAGGCGTTTACGGCGGAGAACACCGAGAGGCTCCTGGAGCAGGCCGCCCGGGAGTACGTAAACCACCCCCGGGGCGCGCGCCTGGAGGAGGGCCGGCTCGTGGTGTCGAGCATCTACGACTGGTTCCAGGCGGACTTCGGCGGCTCGGCCGAGGGCGTGCTGGCCCATCTGCGACGTCACGCCCAGGAGCCGTTGCGGGAAGCCCTGGAGGGCTACTCGGGCAAGCTGCGCTACGAGTACGACTGGGCGCTCAACGAGCCCTGA
- a CDS encoding YkgJ family cysteine cluster protein, with translation MRRRSRGAGGAPAWCRACGMCCEEFGDTLAAEEADLARWRAEGRRDLLARVGEGGALWIDPETGRALDHCPFLARTGAGASLCSIHETKPAMCGAYPDDAHGFHCAAGIWFGGSGRRQA, from the coding sequence ATGAGGCGCCGATCCCGGGGGGCTGGCGGGGCACCTGCGTGGTGCCGGGCGTGCGGGATGTGCTGCGAGGAGTTCGGCGATACCCTTGCCGCGGAGGAGGCCGACCTGGCGCGCTGGCGGGCCGAGGGCCGGCGGGATCTGCTGGCGCGGGTGGGTGAGGGGGGCGCCCTATGGATCGACCCGGAGACCGGGCGCGCCTTGGACCACTGCCCGTTTCTCGCCCGAACCGGCGCGGGCGCCAGCCTGTGTTCGATCCACGAGACGAAGCCCGCCATGTGCGGGGCCTACCCGGACGACGCCCACGGCTTCCACTGTGCGGCAGGAATTTGGTTCGGGGGTTCCGGACGGCGGCAGGCATAG
- the meaB gene encoding methylmalonyl Co-A mutase-associated GTPase MeaB: MRYVEDALKGSQLAGARLIRLLEEGDPEGIEALKGLYPHTGRAYLLGITGPPGAGKSTLVDRIIGELRSRGKTVGVVAVDPSSPFSGGAILGDRVRMQRHATDEGVFVRSMATRGHLGGLSRATGEAVLVLDAMGYDVVLVETVGVGQDEVEVVDLAHTTAVVSLPGLGDDIQAMKAGILEIGDVFIVNKADKPGADEVVKQLTVMLEMRHTPPGDWQPRVLRTVAVKSEGIPELVDACLAHREHLVSSGKLSDRMALREVHFFRQLVKELAAEKIFGGVEGNPDYAALLRDLEARRVDPYSAAERLVASLHCRF; this comes from the coding sequence ATGCGGTACGTGGAAGATGCCCTCAAGGGCAGCCAGCTCGCGGGCGCCCGGCTCATCCGGCTCCTGGAGGAGGGAGATCCGGAGGGAATCGAAGCCCTGAAGGGTCTCTACCCCCACACGGGGCGGGCCTACCTCCTGGGGATCACGGGGCCCCCGGGGGCGGGAAAGTCCACCCTGGTGGACCGGATCATCGGAGAGCTGCGCAGCCGGGGCAAGACCGTAGGGGTGGTGGCCGTGGACCCGTCGAGCCCGTTCTCGGGGGGCGCCATCCTGGGGGACCGGGTGCGGATGCAGCGCCACGCCACCGACGAGGGGGTCTTCGTGCGCTCCATGGCCACCCGCGGGCACCTTGGGGGATTGAGCCGGGCCACCGGCGAGGCGGTGCTCGTGCTCGACGCCATGGGCTACGACGTCGTCCTGGTGGAGACCGTGGGGGTGGGCCAGGATGAGGTGGAGGTGGTCGATCTGGCCCACACCACCGCGGTGGTGAGCCTGCCCGGCCTGGGGGACGACATCCAGGCCATGAAGGCGGGGATCCTGGAGATCGGCGACGTCTTCATCGTGAACAAGGCCGACAAGCCGGGGGCGGACGAGGTGGTCAAGCAGCTCACGGTCATGCTCGAGATGCGCCACACCCCCCCGGGGGACTGGCAGCCCCGGGTGCTGCGCACGGTGGCGGTGAAGAGCGAGGGTATCCCGGAGCTCGTGGACGCCTGCCTCGCCCATCGGGAGCACCTCGTCTCTTCGGGCAAGCTCTCCGACCGCATGGCCCTGCGCGAGGTGCACTTCTTCCGGCAGCTCGTCAAGGAGCTGGCCGCCGAGAAGATTTTCGGCGGGGTGGAGGGCAATCCGGACTACGCCGCGCTCCTGCGGGATCTCGAGGCCCGGCGGGTGGACCCCTACTCCGCCGCCGAGCGCCTCGTCGCCTCCCTGCACTGTCGCTTCTGA
- a CDS encoding MFS transporter has product MNSNRPFDLKALLLLSAGHMVTDIYQGALPGLLPLLRDKLDLSYAAAGAILLASNLTSSVVQPVFGMVSDRREKPILLPLGCLFAGAGFSLLALPSSYLLVLLLVAVSGFGVASYHPEGYKTASFFTGTRAAAGMSLFSVGGNLGFAIGPALCLWVVTGLGLTSLPVMIVPSLLFVALITVFRRRLTVTQERRGPGGGAAQPLPPGTMRALGLLVGTVVMRSWTQAGLMTFIPFYTIDVLGQDPVQAGKLVSIFLLGGVLGTLGGAPLADRWGHRRYLIGSLAAASALFPLVPALRGTAQALLLGVFGAVLISTFTVTVVMAHQLLPRNRGVASGLMVGFAIGTGGIGVTLLGAVADRFGVPAALHAIGVLPVLGLLLSLLLRYRPEAPREEPAPTGSAPAAPPPRPPGPGRR; this is encoded by the coding sequence GTGAACTCGAACCGGCCGTTCGACCTCAAAGCCCTCCTGCTCCTCTCCGCCGGCCACATGGTGACCGACATCTACCAGGGAGCGCTCCCGGGGCTGTTGCCCCTGCTCCGGGACAAGCTCGACCTCTCTTACGCGGCGGCGGGCGCCATCCTGCTGGCTTCGAATCTGACTTCGTCCGTGGTCCAGCCTGTCTTCGGGATGGTCTCGGACCGCCGGGAGAAGCCGATTCTCCTGCCGCTCGGGTGCCTGTTTGCGGGGGCAGGATTTTCCCTCCTTGCCCTTCCGTCGAGTTACCTCCTGGTGCTTCTCCTGGTCGCGGTGAGCGGATTCGGGGTGGCCTCGTACCACCCCGAAGGGTACAAGACCGCCTCCTTCTTCACGGGCACCCGGGCCGCTGCCGGGATGTCGCTGTTCTCGGTGGGGGGGAACCTGGGGTTCGCCATCGGGCCCGCCCTGTGCCTTTGGGTGGTGACGGGCCTGGGGCTCACCTCCCTGCCGGTGATGATCGTCCCCTCGCTGCTCTTCGTGGCCCTGATCACCGTGTTCCGGCGCCGGCTCACGGTGACCCAGGAGCGGCGGGGACCGGGCGGGGGGGCGGCGCAACCGCTCCCGCCGGGAACGATGCGCGCCCTGGGGCTCCTGGTGGGGACGGTCGTGATGCGGTCCTGGACCCAGGCGGGGCTCATGACCTTCATCCCCTTCTACACCATCGACGTGCTGGGTCAGGACCCCGTGCAGGCGGGCAAGCTCGTCTCGATCTTCCTCCTGGGAGGGGTGCTGGGCACCCTGGGGGGCGCGCCCCTGGCGGACCGGTGGGGACACCGGCGCTACCTGATCGGGTCCCTGGCGGCGGCATCGGCCCTCTTTCCCCTCGTACCGGCGCTGCGGGGCACTGCCCAGGCGCTGCTCCTCGGGGTCTTCGGGGCGGTGCTGATCTCGACCTTTACGGTGACGGTGGTCATGGCCCACCAACTGCTGCCCCGCAACCGGGGCGTGGCGTCGGGGCTGATGGTGGGGTTTGCCATCGGTACGGGAGGGATCGGGGTGACCCTGCTCGGGGCCGTGGCCGACCGATTCGGGGTGCCGGCGGCGCTTCACGCGATCGGGGTGCTGCCGGTGCTGGGCCTGCTCCTGAGCCTGCTGCTGCGCTACCGTCCGGAGGCGCCCCGGGAGGAACCCGCTCCTACCGGGTCTGCGCCAGCCGCGCCACCACCTCGTCCGCCAGGGCCAGGCAGGCGGTGA
- a CDS encoding HEAT repeat domain-containing protein has translation MDWKSLRDIPPWDWPEGTGGQLLRVLQDAAAGEEDRLLAAELAGDFTVIDDGIAAALLALLRRPSESAALRGQAAISLGPALEYAETEGFEDPEEVPISERTFRVAQETLLGLYRDAGVPKEVRRRVLEASVRAPREWHADAVRAAYMSGDPEWELTAVFCMRFVPGFDRQILEALRSDDSLIRCEAVHASGTWGVEAAWPHLVRVLREGTPDKALLLAAVEAVVGVRPEEAEQLLAPLFDSPDEDVAEAAHEAVAMAEALLGSGGEELEDEDDEDEDDDEGGGGGFLH, from the coding sequence ATGGACTGGAAGTCGTTGCGGGACATACCCCCCTGGGACTGGCCGGAAGGCACCGGCGGCCAACTCCTCCGGGTTCTCCAGGACGCCGCGGCCGGGGAGGAAGACCGCCTCCTGGCAGCAGAGCTCGCCGGCGACTTCACGGTCATCGACGACGGGATTGCCGCGGCGCTCCTGGCGCTGCTGCGCCGGCCCTCCGAATCGGCGGCGCTGCGGGGCCAGGCGGCCATTTCCCTGGGCCCCGCGCTGGAGTATGCCGAGACCGAGGGGTTCGAGGACCCGGAAGAGGTGCCCATCTCGGAGCGCACGTTCCGCGTCGCCCAGGAGACCCTTCTGGGCCTGTACCGGGACGCCGGAGTTCCCAAGGAGGTCCGGCGGAGGGTCCTGGAGGCCTCGGTGCGGGCCCCCCGGGAATGGCACGCCGACGCGGTGCGCGCCGCCTACATGAGCGGCGATCCGGAGTGGGAGCTGACCGCGGTCTTCTGCATGCGGTTCGTGCCGGGCTTCGACCGGCAAATCCTAGAGGCCCTCCGGAGCGACGACTCCCTCATCCGCTGTGAGGCCGTCCACGCCTCGGGCACCTGGGGCGTCGAAGCGGCGTGGCCCCACCTGGTCCGCGTCCTTCGGGAGGGCACCCCGGACAAGGCGCTCCTCCTGGCTGCCGTGGAGGCGGTCGTCGGGGTCCGCCCGGAGGAGGCCGAGCAACTCCTGGCGCCCCTGTTCGACTCCCCCGACGAGGACGTTGCGGAGGCGGCCCACGAGGCCGTGGCCATGGCCGAGGCGCTCCTGGGGAGCGGGGGCGAAGAGCTGGAGGACGAAGACGACGAGGACGAGGACGACGACGAGGGCGGGGGCGGGGGCTTCCTGCACTAG
- a CDS encoding NAD(P)/FAD-dependent oxidoreductase has protein sequence MERIDCAVIGAGVVGLAAAGALARAGREVLILEEAGAFGTGISSRNSEVVHAGLYYPPGCLKARLCREGRDRLYAFCAERGVAHRRLGKLVVAAQPDELPALERLRATAEANGVEDLSWLTGAEARAREPSLRCAAALFSPSTGIVDSHGLMVALLAEAQARGATLALRSTVRGGRVSPGELVLRVDGAEPMELSCRSVVNSAGLGAPGLARALEGMPAAAVPPAYLCKGSYFTLGRRAPFRHLVYPAPEQAGLGIHLTLDLAGQPRFGPDVEWVDREDYRVDPARAPAFAAAVARYWPDVPSGSLQPGYAGIRPKIAGPGEPPADFLVQGSRAHGIPGLVNLFGIESPGLTACLALADEVVARLAQTR, from the coding sequence GTGGAGCGGATCGACTGCGCGGTGATCGGCGCCGGGGTGGTGGGCCTGGCGGCAGCCGGGGCGCTGGCGCGGGCGGGCCGGGAGGTGCTGATCCTGGAGGAGGCCGGCGCCTTCGGGACGGGCATCTCGTCGCGCAACAGCGAGGTCGTGCACGCCGGCCTCTACTACCCGCCGGGGTGCCTCAAGGCCCGGCTCTGCCGGGAGGGGCGCGACCGGCTCTACGCCTTCTGCGCCGAGCGGGGGGTCGCGCACCGTCGGCTGGGCAAGCTCGTGGTGGCGGCGCAGCCCGACGAGCTTCCCGCCCTGGAGCGGCTGCGGGCCACGGCCGAGGCCAACGGGGTCGAGGACCTCTCCTGGCTCACCGGGGCCGAGGCCCGGGCGCGGGAGCCCTCGCTGCGGTGCGCCGCCGCGCTCTTTTCCCCCTCCACCGGCATCGTCGACAGCCACGGGCTTATGGTGGCCCTCCTGGCCGAGGCCCAGGCCCGGGGGGCGACGCTGGCCCTGCGGAGCACCGTGCGGGGAGGCAGGGTGAGCCCGGGGGAGCTCGTCCTGAGGGTCGACGGAGCCGAGCCCATGGAGCTCTCGTGCCGCTCGGTGGTCAACAGCGCCGGCCTGGGGGCGCCCGGGCTCGCCCGGGCGCTGGAGGGGATGCCTGCCGCCGCCGTGCCCCCGGCCTACCTGTGCAAGGGCAGCTACTTCACCCTGGGGCGCCGCGCCCCCTTTCGCCACCTCGTCTACCCCGCCCCCGAGCAGGCGGGGCTCGGCATCCACCTCACCCTCGACCTCGCGGGGCAGCCCCGCTTCGGGCCCGACGTGGAGTGGGTGGACCGGGAGGACTACCGGGTGGACCCCGCCCGAGCCCCGGCGTTTGCGGCGGCGGTGGCCCGCTACTGGCCCGACGTCCCCTCCGGGTCCCTCCAGCCGGGCTACGCCGGCATCCGGCCCAAGATCGCCGGACCGGGGGAGCCCCCCGCCGACTTCCTCGTCCAGGGCTCCCGGGCACACGGCATCCCCGGCCTCGTGAACCTCTTCGGCATCGAGTCCCCCGGCCTCACCGCCTGCCTGGCCCTGGCGGACGAGGTGGTGGCGCGGCTGGCGCAGACCCGGTAG
- a CDS encoding FRG domain-containing protein, whose amino-acid sequence MNVSRLEKLTSRHGEYLLDTKENAMVYHVRRPHLLIQACGYLKHMHGKEHLTSVYYRGQCALHGLSLTPSLYRGIGSQATCAKRNRAMNRYIEACRQQGKILRQVPEYAWEPLLQHYGIRSRWIDVVDNVWVALWFACHTVHATGPRGKYLHFERRPTQEDGDDAYAYILLLEVGNDPVEHCPGFAEGKETQSIDLRVACPSTFLRPHAQHGLLVRKKSSAATLVMEYSGVIAGIVRVSLKDAYNWLGDGVLLTTHVLFPPPVYDFGYRDLLNFSPEPDQALGAVHHIGA is encoded by the coding sequence ATGAATGTCTCGCGCCTCGAAAAGCTCACGAGCCGCCATGGCGAATACCTGCTCGACACCAAAGAGAATGCCATGGTGTATCACGTGCGAAGACCTCATCTTCTGATACAAGCGTGCGGCTACCTGAAGCATATGCATGGAAAGGAACACCTGACCTCAGTCTATTACAGGGGGCAATGCGCTCTGCATGGGCTTAGCCTGACGCCAAGCCTGTACCGAGGGATCGGTTCTCAAGCGACGTGCGCAAAGCGCAACAGGGCGATGAACCGCTACATCGAAGCATGCCGGCAGCAAGGCAAGATTCTGAGGCAAGTACCCGAGTACGCTTGGGAGCCACTTCTTCAACATTACGGCATCAGGTCACGGTGGATCGACGTCGTCGACAATGTCTGGGTTGCCCTGTGGTTTGCCTGTCACACTGTCCACGCCACGGGCCCAAGGGGTAAGTACCTCCACTTCGAACGGCGGCCCACTCAAGAAGACGGGGACGATGCATACGCCTATATTCTGCTGCTGGAGGTCGGCAACGATCCCGTCGAGCACTGCCCGGGTTTCGCTGAGGGCAAGGAGACCCAATCTATCGACCTTAGGGTTGCCTGCCCGTCAACATTTCTTAGACCCCACGCCCAGCACGGCCTGCTTGTCAGAAAGAAGTCATCCGCCGCGACCCTTGTGATGGAGTACTCAGGTGTGATCGCTGGCATCGTTAGAGTCAGCCTTAAGGATGCCTACAACTGGCTGGGGGACGGAGTGCTGCTCACGACGCACGTGCTCTTTCCTCCACCGGTCTACGACTTCGGCTACAGGGATCTCTTAAACTTTTCTCCGGAACCAGATCAGGCACTCGGCGCCGTACACCATATCGGAGCTTAG
- a CDS encoding IS5/IS1182 family transposase: DKAATPSRCARRWVVEASHSWMNRFRKILVRFEKTDLSYLALMHLACSFIVWRKALPIWG; encoded by the coding sequence GGACAAAGCCGCGACCCCGAGCCGCTGTGCTCGCCGTTGGGTGGTGGAAGCCAGCCATTCCTGGATGAACCGGTTCCGCAAGATCCTGGTCCGATTTGAGAAGACAGACCTCAGCTACTTGGCCTTGATGCACCTTGCCTGCTCCTTCATTGTCTGGCGAAAAGCTCTCCCTATTTGGGGATAA